Proteins encoded together in one Paracoccus sp. SMMA_5_TC window:
- a CDS encoding ketosteroid isomerase-related protein produces the protein MDALALIAAYYDAFNAGRTDEMLTYLHDDVEHHVNEGGIRRGKDLFAQFNAHMSRCYRERLADITIMATPAGDRAAAEFVVHGTYLATDDGLPEARGQTYVLPAGSFFDIRDGKIARVTTYYNLADWTRQVAA, from the coding sequence ATGGACGCCCTGGCCCTGATCGCCGCCTATTACGACGCCTTCAACGCCGGTCGCACGGATGAAATGCTGACCTATCTGCATGATGACGTCGAACATCACGTGAACGAAGGCGGAATTCGCCGCGGCAAGGATCTTTTCGCCCAGTTCAATGCGCATATGAGCCGCTGTTACCGTGAAAGGCTGGCCGACATCACCATCATGGCGACGCCGGCGGGGGATCGCGCGGCGGCCGAGTTCGTGGTGCATGGCACCTATCTGGCCACCGACGACGGCCTGCCCGAGGCGCGCGGCCAGACCTATGTCCTGCCGGCCGGAAGCTTCTTTGATATTCGCGACGGCAAGATCGCGCGCGTGACCACCTATTACAACCTGGCCGACTGGACCCGGCAGGTCGCGGCATGA
- a CDS encoding phosphomannomutase, which produces MANPDRMPARRIDCFKAYDVRGRLDRELDDDVAYRIGRAFAEVLAARDVIVGRDSRASSPRLAAALIAGLRDGGADVRDLGLAGTEEMYFATAHYGADGGIEVTASHNPIDYNGMKLVGRGAAPLDPQGDFARIAELARSGAFAPPQRRGALRDFAQARTEYASAMADFVDVDLLRPLRVLVNAGNGTAGPTFDAIADELARRGAPLQFLRVNHQPDPDFPNGIPNPLLPENQPMTAEAVRRHGADLGIAWDGDFDRCFFFDQDGRFIPGEYIVGLLAAAFLEKYPGERIVHDPRVVLNTRDIIARAGGTAVQARTGHAFVKRAMRESGAIYGGEMSAHHYFRDFHFADSGMIPWLLVVELLSRKGIGLGELLGQRMRAFPSSGEINFRLDDPEVAMARVIDHFAPQAVARDDTDGVSLEFADWRFNLRRSNTEPVVRLNVESRGDAELVAARRDEIAALLRG; this is translated from the coding sequence ATGGCGAACCCCGATCGGATGCCGGCGCGACGGATCGACTGTTTCAAGGCCTATGACGTGCGCGGGCGGCTGGATCGCGAACTGGACGATGATGTTGCCTATCGCATCGGCCGCGCCTTTGCCGAGGTGCTGGCGGCGCGCGATGTCATTGTCGGCCGCGACAGCCGGGCCAGTTCGCCCCGCCTGGCGGCGGCGCTGATCGCGGGGCTGCGCGACGGCGGCGCCGATGTGCGCGATCTGGGCCTGGCCGGCACCGAAGAGATGTATTTCGCCACTGCCCATTACGGCGCCGATGGCGGGATCGAGGTGACGGCCTCGCACAATCCGATCGATTATAACGGCATGAAGCTGGTCGGTCGCGGCGCGGCGCCGCTGGACCCGCAGGGCGATTTCGCCCGCATCGCCGAGCTGGCGCGATCGGGTGCGTTTGCGCCACCCCAGCGGCGCGGGGCCCTGCGCGACTTTGCGCAGGCACGCACCGAATACGCCAGCGCCATGGCCGATTTCGTCGATGTGGACCTGCTGCGGCCGCTCAGGGTGCTGGTCAATGCCGGCAACGGCACGGCCGGGCCGACCTTTGACGCCATTGCCGACGAATTGGCGCGTCGCGGCGCGCCCTTGCAGTTCCTGCGCGTCAATCATCAGCCCGATCCCGATTTCCCGAACGGCATCCCCAATCCGCTGCTGCCGGAAAATCAGCCGATGACGGCCGAGGCCGTGCGCCGTCACGGGGCCGATCTGGGCATCGCCTGGGATGGCGATTTCGACCGCTGCTTCTTCTTCGATCAGGACGGCCGGTTCATTCCGGGCGAATATATCGTCGGTCTGCTGGCCGCGGCCTTTCTGGAAAAATACCCCGGCGAAAGGATCGTGCACGACCCGCGCGTGGTGTTGAACACCCGCGACATCATCGCCCGCGCCGGCGGCACGGCGGTGCAGGCCCGCACCGGCCACGCCTTTGTCAAGCGCGCCATGCGCGAAAGCGGCGCGATCTATGGCGGCGAGATGTCGGCCCATCACTATTTCCGCGATTTCCATTTCGCCGACAGCGGCATGATCCCCTGGCTGCTGGTGGTTGAACTGCTGTCGCGCAAGGGCATCGGTCTGGGCGAGTTGCTGGGGCAGCGTATGCGGGCCTTTCCTTCGTCGGGCGAGATCAACTTTCGCCTGGACGATCCCGAGGTGGCGATGGCGCGGGTCATCGACCATTTCGCGCCGCAGGCGGTGGCGCGCGACGATACCGATGGCGTCAGCCTGGAATTTGCCGACTGGCGTTTCAACCTGCGACGCTCGAATACCGAGCCCGTGGTGCGGCTGAACGTGGAATCGCGCGGCGATGCCGAGCTGGTGGCGGCGCGGCGCGACGAAATCGCCGCGCTGCTCAGGGGCTGA
- a CDS encoding ABC transporter ATP-binding protein: protein MIRLQNLTKIYRLKGRTTVVADNINAVFPTGASVGLLGRNGAGKSSLLRMIAGTMSPSSGRVISDGTISWPVGFAGSFHGDLTGAQNVRFVARIYGVDTDELVAYVEDFAELGKHYHQPFSSYSSGMRSRLAMGTSMGIHFDTYLVDEVTSVGDADFRAKSQRVFADRMSRSSAVVVSHSMPMIRQMCTMGAVLDQGRLTVFDNIEDAIAMHEAILRVPPNVVGD from the coding sequence ATGATCCGTCTGCAGAATCTGACCAAGATCTACCGGCTCAAGGGCCGCACGACGGTCGTGGCGGACAATATCAACGCGGTCTTTCCCACCGGGGCCTCGGTCGGGCTGCTGGGGCGCAACGGTGCGGGCAAGTCCTCGCTGCTGCGCATGATCGCAGGCACGATGTCGCCCAGTTCGGGGCGGGTCATTTCGGACGGCACGATCTCGTGGCCGGTGGGTTTCGCCGGCAGCTTTCACGGCGATCTGACCGGGGCGCAGAATGTGCGCTTTGTCGCCCGCATCTATGGCGTGGATACCGACGAACTGGTCGCCTATGTCGAGGATTTTGCCGAACTGGGCAAGCATTACCATCAGCCGTTTTCAAGCTATTCCTCGGGGATGCGGTCGCGGCTGGCGATGGGAACCAGCATGGGCATCCATTTCGATACCTATCTGGTGGACGAGGTCACCAGCGTCGGCGACGCGGATTTCCGGGCCAAGTCCCAGCGCGTCTTTGCCGACCGGATGAGCCGGTCGAGCGCGGTTGTGGTCAGCCATTCGATGCCGATGATCCGGCAGATGTGCACGATGGGCGCGGTGCTGGATCAGGGCCGGCTGACCGTATTCGACAATATCGAGGACGCCATCGCCATGCACGAGGCGATCCTGCGGGTGCCGCCCAACGTGGTGGGGGACTGA